The Rhododendron vialii isolate Sample 1 chromosome 6a, ASM3025357v1 genome includes a window with the following:
- the LOC131331016 gene encoding uncharacterized protein LOC131331016 isoform X3, protein MGSLMGGWDSPVYDPTTVKFQRNKSATKEEIEAYWRSKKKDEEERPKAISDTLMKSDEESILKEPERKIQRSNSVPLSSATDGHLLDTGTETSLEKLITKSGWWTRCTSAFLNEPR, encoded by the exons ATGGGTTCTCTAATGGGAGGTTGGGATTCACCTGTTTATGATCCTACAACTG TGAAATTCCAGAGGAACAAGTCAGCGACCAAAGAGGAGATTGAGGCTTACTGGAGATCAAAGAAGAAAGACGAGGAAGAACGTCCCAAAGCTATTTCTGACACGTTAATGAAGAGCGATGAG GAAAGCATACTCAAGGAGCCTGAAAGAAAGATTCAGAGATCAAACTCTGTGCCTTTGTCCAGCGCAACGGATGGCCACCTGCTGGATACGGGAACTGAAACAAGCTTGGAGAAGCTTATAACGAAAAGCGGATG GTGGACTAGGTGCACCTCTGCATTTCTGAACGAGCCTCGGTAA